Proteins found in one Luteimonas chenhongjianii genomic segment:
- a CDS encoding alpha/beta hydrolase family protein, with the protein MSAAAGVTAVEVGDDHRFELITRVPEAPRRRLLWLPAMGVPARHYLPFADALAARGVAVGLHEWRGIGSSNLRAGRDHDWGYRELLADIAGSGAALDGCAPNAARIVGGHSLGGQLACCHLALHPDTAQTLWLVASGAPYWRAFPPRVRYALPPLYRFMAWIARVRGALPGRRLGFAGNESRSVIADWTCSGLRGRYSAAGLGVDLDAAMGRVQVDVRAAWLHDDWLGPPTSLRFLLSKLGSGADADIAGFAARDLGTAADHFAWMRTPAVIAAWLADA; encoded by the coding sequence GTGAGCGCTGCGGCGGGGGTGACCGCGGTCGAGGTCGGCGACGACCATCGCTTCGAGCTGATCACGCGCGTGCCCGAGGCACCACGCAGACGTCTGTTGTGGCTGCCGGCGATGGGCGTACCGGCCAGGCACTACCTGCCTTTCGCCGACGCACTGGCGGCGCGTGGTGTCGCCGTGGGCCTGCACGAATGGCGCGGCATCGGATCGAGCAACCTGCGCGCCGGGCGCGACCACGACTGGGGTTACCGTGAACTCCTTGCCGATATCGCCGGCAGCGGCGCAGCGCTGGATGGCTGCGCGCCGAATGCGGCGCGCATCGTCGGTGGTCACAGCCTCGGCGGCCAGCTCGCGTGCTGCCACCTCGCGCTGCATCCCGATACAGCGCAGACACTCTGGCTCGTCGCCAGTGGCGCGCCCTACTGGCGCGCGTTTCCACCGCGTGTGCGCTATGCGCTGCCGCCGCTTTACCGCTTCATGGCCTGGATCGCGCGTGTCCGTGGTGCGCTGCCGGGTCGCCGGCTGGGCTTTGCCGGCAACGAGTCGCGGAGCGTGATCGCCGACTGGACGTGCAGCGGACTGCGTGGACGTTATTCGGCTGCGGGCCTGGGCGTCGATCTGGATGCCGCAATGGGGCGCGTGCAAGTCGACGTCCGCGCGGCGTGGCTGCACGACGACTGGCTGGGGCCACCAACCTCTCTACGCTTCCTGCTGTCGAAGCTCGGGAGCGGTGCGGACGCGGACATTGCCGGCTTCGCCGCCCGCGATCTCGGCACAGCGGCAGATCATTTCGCGTGGATGCGCACGCCCGCCGTGATCGCAGCCTGGCTCGCTGACGCCTGA
- a CDS encoding YoaK family protein: MDSRLPAWVWIGAIVLACVAGMVNVVGYLGFEYQALSHLTGTTTLLGAALVAGDRSTALQLAGIVLAFCAGATLSGLILQDDALRLGRRYGVALALEAGLLAAAVPLFERAALYGALLAAMACGLQNALATTYSGALVRTTHLSGMFTDLGIGLGHLLRGRPLPIRRLSLSALIIAAFLAGGAAGAWLFTLLRYDALLIPATLTGATGLGYTAYRQWRGVPARPAD; this comes from the coding sequence GTGGATAGCCGGCTGCCGGCCTGGGTGTGGATCGGCGCGATCGTGCTTGCCTGCGTGGCAGGCATGGTCAACGTCGTCGGCTACCTCGGGTTCGAATATCAGGCGCTGAGCCACCTCACAGGCACCACCACCCTGCTCGGAGCGGCGCTGGTCGCCGGAGACCGCAGCACAGCCCTGCAACTTGCCGGCATCGTGCTGGCGTTCTGTGCAGGCGCCACCCTGAGTGGCCTGATCCTGCAGGACGACGCCCTGCGACTCGGGCGCCGTTACGGTGTTGCTCTGGCGCTGGAGGCGGGCCTGCTGGCGGCGGCGGTTCCCCTGTTCGAGCGCGCCGCGCTCTACGGCGCGCTCCTTGCGGCGATGGCCTGCGGACTGCAGAACGCACTGGCAACGACCTACAGTGGCGCGCTGGTCCGAACCACGCATCTGAGCGGCATGTTCACCGACCTGGGCATCGGCCTCGGACACCTGTTGCGCGGCCGACCACTGCCCATCCGGCGGCTTTCGCTGAGCGCACTGATCATCGCGGCGTTTCTGGCCGGAGGGGCGGCGGGCGCATGGCTGTTCACGCTGCTGCGCTACGACGCGCTGCTGATCCCCGCCACACTCACGGGGGCCACGGGCCTGGGGTACACGGCCTATCGCCAATGGCGCGGAGTACCTGCGAGGCCGGCGGACTGA
- a CDS encoding glycine cleavage system protein R, with product MDRPVDPFPAADPPLTDTDTAARPSPNENYLLINAYTTHPASPLLSVSRRIADSGCNLVDTRLSTVGRDVSVTALANGPWDAVAKLEAMLTRLEREEDLKLVWYRTGPKPVQSNLLPYVVEVVAADKPGILFQLADFFDRQGITIESLHSSRYRAMQTGADMFSAQITIGIPANMHIAALRDDFLEFCDHLNLDAIMDPMKF from the coding sequence ATCGACCGCCCGGTCGACCCGTTTCCCGCCGCGGACCCCCCCTTGACCGATACCGACACCGCAGCACGGCCCTCGCCGAACGAGAACTATCTGCTGATCAACGCCTATACGACGCATCCGGCCTCGCCGCTGCTGTCCGTTTCGCGCCGCATCGCCGACAGTGGTTGCAACCTCGTCGACACCCGCCTGTCGACCGTGGGCCGCGATGTCTCGGTCACCGCATTGGCCAACGGCCCCTGGGACGCGGTGGCGAAGCTCGAGGCCATGCTCACGCGCCTCGAGCGCGAGGAGGACCTCAAGCTGGTGTGGTACCGCACGGGGCCCAAGCCGGTGCAGTCCAACCTGTTGCCTTACGTGGTGGAAGTGGTCGCCGCCGACAAGCCGGGCATCCTGTTCCAGCTCGCCGACTTCTTCGACCGCCAGGGCATCACGATCGAGAGCCTGCATTCCTCGCGCTATCGCGCGATGCAGACCGGCGCCGACATGTTTTCGGCCCAGATCACCATCGGCATTCCGGCCAACATGCACATCGCCGCGCTGCGCGACGATTTCCTCGAGTTCTGCGATCACTTGAACCTCGACGCGATCATGGATCCGATGAAGTTCTGA
- the thiD gene encoding bifunctional hydroxymethylpyrimidine kinase/phosphomethylpyrimidine kinase, with protein sequence MSTSPSRAISVLTIAGSDSGGGAGIQADLKTFAAHRVHGLSAIAALTAQHTRGVTAVHAPPVAFLRAQIDACFDDFDIRAVKIGMLATAEIVDAVVDALAQHPELPIVVDPVMIATSGAKLLDDNALGALRGRLIPRAHVLTPNLPEAELLLGRAIDGGAAADAALAALRALGAQGVLLKGGHLHEGDEVVDRYADAAAAFTHRAPRLEIDGHGTGCTLSSAIAARLALGDDGAAACRAGIGYVHRAMRDAYRPGRSDVSVLGHLGRLAP encoded by the coding sequence ATGAGTACATCACCCTCGCGCGCCATCTCGGTCCTGACCATTGCCGGTTCCGATTCCGGCGGCGGCGCCGGCATCCAGGCCGACCTCAAGACCTTTGCCGCGCATCGCGTGCACGGCTTGTCCGCGATCGCCGCGTTGACCGCGCAGCACACCCGGGGCGTGACCGCGGTTCATGCGCCGCCGGTTGCGTTCCTGCGCGCCCAGATCGACGCCTGCTTCGACGATTTCGACATACGCGCGGTCAAGATCGGCATGCTGGCGACGGCGGAGATCGTCGACGCGGTGGTCGATGCACTGGCGCAACACCCCGAGCTGCCGATCGTGGTCGACCCGGTGATGATCGCGACTTCCGGCGCCAAGCTGCTCGACGACAACGCACTGGGCGCACTGCGCGGTCGCCTGATTCCGCGCGCCCACGTCTTGACGCCGAACCTGCCGGAAGCGGAGCTTCTGCTCGGCCGTGCGATCGACGGCGGCGCGGCTGCCGACGCGGCCCTCGCCGCGCTGCGTGCGCTCGGTGCGCAGGGCGTTCTGCTCAAGGGAGGCCATCTCCACGAAGGCGATGAGGTGGTCGACCGCTACGCCGATGCGGCGGCCGCGTTCACCCATCGCGCGCCACGCCTGGAGATCGATGGCCACGGCACCGGCTGCACGCTGTCGTCGGCGATCGCGGCTCGGCTTGCGCTGGGCGATGACGGGGCAGCGGCCTGCCGCGCCGGCATCGGCTACGTGCACAGGGCGATGCGCGACGCCTATCGGCCGGGACGCAGCGACGTCAGCGTGCTCGGACATCTCGGTCGCCTGGCGCCGTGA
- a CDS encoding peroxiredoxin yields the protein MPQARKKLAAATLELPLALSGGETATLADHAGRWLVLYFYPRDSTPGCTTEGLDFNARLPQFAALGADVYGVSRDSVKSHDNFCARQGYAFALVSDADEALCRAFDVIREKNMYGRKVLGIERSTFLIDPESRIAAEWRKVRVPGHAQAVLEALQAAQSQ from the coding sequence ATGCCTCAAGCACGCAAGAAGCTCGCAGCCGCCACCCTGGAGTTGCCACTGGCGCTGTCGGGCGGCGAGACGGCCACGCTGGCCGACCATGCCGGACGCTGGCTGGTCCTCTATTTCTATCCCAGGGACTCGACGCCCGGCTGCACCACCGAGGGCCTCGACTTCAACGCGCGGCTGCCGCAGTTCGCCGCGCTGGGCGCTGATGTCTACGGCGTCTCGCGCGATTCCGTGAAGTCGCACGACAACTTCTGCGCCAGGCAGGGCTATGCGTTTGCGCTGGTCAGCGATGCAGACGAGGCGCTGTGCCGCGCGTTCGACGTGATCCGCGAGAAGAACATGTACGGCCGCAAGGTGCTGGGCATCGAGCGCAGTACGTTCCTGATCGATCCCGAAAGCCGCATCGCCGCAGAGTGGCGCAAGGTCCGTGTCCCGGGCCACGCGCAGGCCGTCCTCGAAGCACTCCAGGCCGCGCAGTCGCAGTGA
- the dapA gene encoding 4-hydroxy-tetrahydrodipicolinate synthase: MRLSGSITALATPFDADGALDRAAWKRLLESQIDAGTQGLVVAGSTGEAAALDDGEYEWLVTSAVAMAAGRVPVLAGTGMSATARTVAATRRLAAMGADVALVVVPPYVRPTQAGLVAHYRAVADEGGLPVLLYNVPGRTGVDMLPATVAELATHPRIVGIKEAHDGVERMQALLALQSESFAVLSGDDPSAARAMLAGADGVISVASNIVPAAFRQLCDLARAGRADAAGALDARLKPVQAFCGVESNPIPVKAVLARQGYGHGLRLPLTTLAEAHRAEADDVTRLAADIEASCRARAA; encoded by the coding sequence TTGCGACTCTCAGGCAGCATCACCGCACTTGCCACTCCCTTCGATGCCGATGGCGCACTGGACCGTGCCGCGTGGAAGCGACTGCTCGAGAGCCAGATCGACGCCGGCACCCAGGGCCTCGTGGTCGCGGGTTCGACCGGCGAGGCGGCCGCGCTGGATGACGGAGAGTACGAGTGGCTGGTGACTTCGGCTGTCGCGATGGCCGCCGGGCGCGTGCCGGTGCTGGCAGGGACCGGTATGTCGGCGACCGCCAGGACGGTCGCGGCGACCCGCCGGCTCGCCGCGATGGGCGCGGATGTCGCGCTGGTCGTCGTCCCGCCGTACGTGCGGCCGACCCAGGCCGGACTTGTGGCGCATTACCGCGCAGTCGCGGACGAGGGCGGACTTCCGGTCCTGCTCTACAACGTGCCCGGACGAACCGGCGTCGACATGTTGCCCGCCACGGTCGCCGAACTCGCCACGCATCCACGCATTGTCGGCATCAAGGAGGCCCACGATGGCGTCGAACGCATGCAGGCGCTGCTGGCGCTGCAGAGCGAGTCCTTCGCCGTGCTCAGTGGCGATGATCCGAGCGCCGCACGTGCGATGCTTGCTGGTGCCGACGGCGTGATCTCGGTCGCATCCAATATCGTGCCGGCGGCGTTCCGCCAGCTGTGCGACCTGGCCCGGGCCGGTAGGGCCGACGCGGCCGGCGCCCTGGATGCGCGGCTCAAGCCGGTCCAGGCGTTCTGCGGGGTCGAATCCAATCCCATTCCCGTCAAGGCGGTGCTGGCGAGGCAGGGCTACGGCCACGGCCTGCGCCTGCCTCTGACGACACTGGCCGAGGCGCACCGCGCCGAAGCCGACGATGTGACGCGACTCGCGGCGGACATTGAAGCGTCCTGCCGCGCCCGCGCCGCCTGA
- a CDS encoding PhoH family protein produces the protein MTEGKRVYVLDTNVLMHDPTALFKFEEHDVYLPMQVIEELDNGKKGTSEASRSARQASRFINELLQSAGSDQVATGLPLQRPQGLQLRGAQSVGKLRFQTTVPSEDQASFGVAAPDNRILGAILELLRSEPDYPVVFVSKDINLRIKASIAGIRNEDYENDRALDDFSLLYTGATALPADFWSMHGKDLRSWTDKGRTYYELAVGEEDWHANQFLYLPGDEESEFRVVRVEDGRATLQIVDDFRHIQHAVWGINARNREQNFALNALMDPEIDFVTLLGTAGTGKTLLALAAGLAQTMDQQRYREIIMTRATVSVGEDIGFLPGTEEEKMTPWMGALTDNLEVLTHNQAGGSWGRAATNDLLASRIKIRSMNFMRGRTFLSRYLILDEAQNLTPKQMKTLITRAGPGTKIVCLGNVEQIDTPYLTETTSGLTYAVDRFKHWAHSAHVTLRRGERSRLADFASEVL, from the coding sequence ATGACCGAAGGCAAACGCGTCTACGTGCTCGATACCAACGTGCTGATGCACGACCCCACAGCGCTGTTCAAATTCGAGGAGCACGATGTCTACCTGCCGATGCAGGTGATCGAAGAGCTGGACAACGGCAAGAAGGGCACGAGCGAGGCGAGTCGCAGTGCGCGCCAGGCCAGCCGGTTCATCAACGAGCTTCTGCAGAGCGCGGGCAGCGACCAGGTGGCGACCGGCCTGCCCCTGCAGCGTCCGCAGGGCCTGCAGCTGCGCGGCGCGCAGAGCGTGGGCAAGCTGCGGTTCCAGACCACGGTGCCGTCCGAGGATCAGGCCTCGTTCGGTGTGGCCGCGCCCGACAACCGCATCCTGGGCGCGATCCTCGAGTTGCTGCGCAGCGAGCCGGACTATCCGGTGGTGTTCGTCTCGAAGGACATCAACCTGCGGATCAAGGCGTCGATCGCCGGCATCCGCAACGAGGACTACGAAAACGACCGCGCGCTCGACGATTTCAGCCTGCTCTATACCGGCGCCACCGCCCTGCCGGCGGATTTCTGGTCGATGCACGGCAAGGACCTGCGCTCTTGGACGGACAAGGGCCGCACGTACTACGAGCTGGCGGTGGGCGAGGAGGACTGGCACGCCAACCAGTTCCTGTACCTGCCGGGCGACGAGGAATCGGAGTTCCGGGTGGTCAGGGTCGAAGACGGCCGCGCGACGCTGCAGATCGTCGACGACTTCCGTCATATCCAGCATGCGGTCTGGGGCATCAACGCACGCAACCGCGAGCAGAACTTCGCGCTCAACGCACTGATGGATCCGGAGATCGATTTCGTCACCCTGCTCGGCACCGCCGGCACGGGCAAGACGCTGCTCGCGCTGGCGGCCGGCCTGGCGCAGACGATGGACCAGCAGCGCTATCGCGAGATCATCATGACGCGCGCGACGGTCAGTGTCGGTGAGGACATCGGCTTCCTGCCCGGTACCGAGGAGGAGAAGATGACGCCGTGGATGGGCGCGCTGACCGACAACCTCGAAGTGCTCACCCACAACCAGGCCGGCGGCAGCTGGGGCCGCGCGGCGACCAACGACCTGCTGGCATCGCGCATCAAGATCCGCTCGATGAACTTCATGCGCGGGCGTACGTTCCTGTCGCGCTACCTGATCCTCGACGAGGCTCAGAACCTCACGCCCAAGCAGATGAAGACCCTGATCACGCGCGCCGGGCCGGGGACGAAGATCGTGTGCCTTGGCAATGTCGAGCAGATCGATACGCCCTACCTCACCGAAACCACGTCGGGACTGACCTATGCGGTCGACCGGTTCAAGCACTGGGCGCACAGTGCCCACGTAACCCTGCGCCGCGGCGAGCGTTCGCGTCTGGCCGATTTCGCGTCCGAAGTGCTGTGA
- the fdxA gene encoding ferredoxin FdxA, whose product MPFVVTENCIKCKYTDCVEVCPVDCFHEGPNFLVIDPDECIDCTLCEPECPINAIYPEDDVPAGQEAFVALNAELAKAWPVITTRKDPMPDAKDWEGKPDKLPLLER is encoded by the coding sequence ATGCCTTTCGTCGTCACCGAAAACTGCATCAAGTGCAAGTACACCGACTGCGTCGAGGTCTGTCCGGTGGACTGTTTCCACGAAGGCCCGAACTTCCTCGTCATCGACCCGGACGAGTGCATCGACTGCACCTTGTGCGAGCCGGAATGCCCGATCAATGCGATCTATCCCGAGGACGACGTGCCGGCCGGACAGGAGGCGTTCGTCGCACTGAACGCCGAGCTGGCAAAAGCCTGGCCGGTGATCACCACGCGCAAGGACCCGATGCCGGACGCGAAGGATTGGGAAGGCAAGCCGGACAAGCTGCCGCTGCTGGAGCGCTGA